The Elusimicrobia bacterium HGW-Elusimicrobia-1 genome contains a region encoding:
- a CDS encoding recombination protein RecR produces the protein MRKPRAIDRLAKEFEKIPGIGPRQAERIVYFFIKQGPDFIDGFASAASDVKNLVRCSECRSVSETSPCAVCSDTSRDSSKLLVVANTADAEAIERTGKYDGYYFAMGALLSPLDGINPADLPLNELKALVEKKRFAEVIIATDPNVKGDATALLIADALDGVCGAVTRLAYGLPFGGDVEYADEITLSGAIDGRRNINKRSNQGKVADGVKQ, from the coding sequence ATGAGAAAACCCCGCGCGATAGATCGTTTGGCCAAAGAGTTTGAAAAAATTCCCGGCATCGGTCCGAGGCAGGCCGAGCGCATCGTCTATTTTTTCATCAAGCAGGGTCCCGATTTTATCGACGGCTTCGCTTCGGCGGCTTCCGATGTAAAAAATCTGGTAAGATGCTCGGAATGCCGTTCAGTGTCGGAAACTTCGCCGTGCGCCGTTTGTTCGGACACATCCCGCGATTCTTCAAAGCTTCTTGTCGTCGCCAATACGGCCGACGCGGAGGCCATAGAGCGCACCGGCAAGTATGACGGATATTATTTTGCCATGGGAGCGTTACTGTCGCCGCTCGACGGCATCAATCCCGCCGATTTGCCGCTTAACGAGTTAAAAGCCCTCGTTGAAAAGAAAAGGTTTGCGGAGGTCATAATAGCCACCGACCCCAACGTCAAGGGCGATGCCACGGCGCTTCTGATAGCCGACGCGCTCGACGGTGTGTGCGGCGCGGTGACCCGCCTGGCATACGGACTGCCGTTCGGCGGCGATGTGGAATATGCCGACGAGATAACATTATCCGGAGCCATCGACGGCCGCAGGAATATAAACAAGCGCAGCAATCAGGGAAAAGTGGCGGACGGGGTTAAACAGTGA